Below is a window of Paremcibacter congregatus DNA.
GTTACAAAGGGCAGGGATGATGAACGAGAAAACATTGCTGATCGCAGATGATGACAAAGCCATTCGCATGGTCCTGTCCAAGGCATTGGAGAGGGAAGGTTATCAGGTTCGTTTGACCGGCAATGCCTCGACCTTGTGGCGCTGGGTGTCGAACGGGGAAGGGGATCTGGTGATTTCGGACGTGGTTATGCCCGATGAAAACGGGCTCGATCTGTTGCCCAAAATCAAGAAAATTCGTCCCGGTCTGCCGGTAATCATCATGTCGGCGCAAAATACCCTGATGACGGCGCTGAAAGCAACCGAGCGGGGCGCCTATGAATATCTGCCTAAGCCCTTTGACCTGAATGAGGTCAAATCGGTGGTCGCCAAGGCGTTGACGGTCAAGCCGGGAACGGTGCGTCCGGAAGAGCCTGTCGATGACGGTGAAGAACTGCCCCTGATCGGCCGTTCTCCGGCGATGCAGAATGTTTATCGCGTGATGGCGCGGTTGATGACCACGGACCTTACGGTCACCATTTCCGGCGAATCCGGGACAGGGAAAGAACTGGTCGCCAAAGCCCTGCATGATTTTGGCAAACGCAAGAACAGCAGTTTTGTTGCCCTGAATATGGCGGCGATCCCTCGGGAATTGATCGAAAGCGAACTGTTCGGCCATGAAAAAGGGGCTTTTACCGGCGCGGAAAGCCGTAGCTCAGGCCGTTTTGAGCAGGCCCAGGGCGGTACCCTGTTCCTTGACGAAATCGGCGATATGCCGCTGGAAGCCCAGACCCGTTTGTTGCGGGTGCTTCAGGAAGGCGAATATACCACCGTGGGCGGGCGTCGAACCATCAAATGTGATGTACGGATTATCTGCGCCACTCACCGGGACCTGAAATCGCTGATCAGTCAGGGATTGTTCCGGGAAGATCTATACTATCGTCTTAATGTGGTGCCGCTGCGTCTGCCTTCCTTGCGGGAACGGGTGGATGATATTCATGATCTGATGCGGCATTTTCTCAATAATTATGCTCAGGAAAATGGCCAGACACCGAAACTGATCGAAGGCGAGGCGCTGGGGTATCTCAAGCAGCATGACTGGCCGGGAAATGTACGGGAACTGGAAAACCTCTGTCAGCGTATTGCCGCACTTTATATCGAAGACACCATAACCCTGGATATCGTTCGGGCGGAAATGATTCCGCAAACTGTGGAAGGGCCGGAAAGTGAAGGTGGTATTTCGTCCAGTGAAACCCTGCAGGAATCGATCAACCGGCACCTGAAACGTTATTTCGATGCTCATTTGCCCTATGATCTGCCCCCGGCCGGGCTCTATTCCCGTTTACTGAGGGAGTTTGAGAAACCACTGCTGGAAAATACTCTGGCGGCAACCCGGGGCAACCAGATCAAGGCGGCCGATTTGTTGGGCCTTAACCGCAATACCCTGCGTAAAAAAATCAGGGACCTGGATATTGACGTTCGCAAGGGCTAACAGATACATCAAAAAGATATAAACGCCTGTTGTATATATGCAACATTATGGTACTCTGAGAGCGTGAATCCGTTGCCGGGTCCATGTTAACGCGACAGGATGTAACCTTCTTTTATGGTAAGAAATAAAGCAAAGTTATTACGAAAATTGAAAGCCTGGTCAGTCAAGGTGAACTTGGCCCGTAAACTGGCCTATGCCCTTGCGATGGGGGCGATCTTGTCGGTGCTGGCGACCTTTGCGACCTTCTCGAACGTTGGGCCGTTCCTGCCGACGTCGACGACCTTGTTTGTTTTGCTGACCGTTAACCTGATTATTTTGCTGACCCTCGGGGCGTTGGTGGCGCGTCAGATTGTGCAGCTCTGGGCGACACAAAAGGCCGGCGCGGGCAGCACGCGTCTTCATCGGCGAATTGTCACCCTGTTCAGTATTGTGGCGATCACACCAACCATTATTGTGGCCGTGGTGTCGGGCATGTTTTTCGAATTTGGCCTGCAAAGCTGGTTCAGTGACAAGGTGCGCACCGCCCTGGATAATTCACAGGCCGTGGCGGAAGCCTATATTGAAGAACATAAAAAGGCGATTACAGCCGATGTATTGGGTATCGCCCGGGATTTGAATGCACAGGCTTTTACCCTGTCTGAAAACCCGGCGTTGCTGGAACAGGCTTTGTCGGTACAGGCGCAGTTTCTCACCCTGTCGGAAGCCATTATCTTTAATCGACAGGGGCAGGTGAAGGCGCGGGCCAAAACGACCCTTGGGTTGATTGGCGATGCTTTCCCGTTAGCCGCCCTGGATCTGGCGGCGAGAGGTAATGTGGTGCCGATTGTCGGCGGGGAGGATGATGACCGGGTGCGTGTTCTGGTGGCCCTTGACGGGTTCCTTGATCATTATCTTTATATCAGCCGGTTCGTAGACCCAAAGGCATTGGCGTTGGTGAAAAGCAGTAAGGATGCGCGGTCGGATTATATGCTGGCGCTTAATGAGCAGTCGCGATATCGCCTGTGGTTTAACCTGACCTTTATCGTTATTGCCTTTTTGATCCTGTTTGCTGCCGTTTGGCTGGGGATCAGTTTCGCCCGCAAGCTGATGGAACCTATCGCCAACCTTGTCGATGCATCGGAAAAAGTCGGGAAGGGGGATTTCAAGGCCCGTGCTCCGATCCGCAAAGGTTATGAAGATCTGGGTGGTCTGACCCGGGCGTTTAACAAGATGACCCGACAGCTGGACCAACAGCAAAAGGACATTAAACAGGCCAGTCTGAAACTGGAAGAGCGGCAACGTTTTACCGAGGCCGTGTTATCCGGGGTGTCGGCCGGGATTATGGGGCTGGATGCGGATGGTCGGGTGACGCTGCCGAATAGAGCGGCGGCGATGATGCTTGATCTGGATACGAAAAACATTGTCGGGGCGCCGATTCAGGACATCATGCCCGAAGCGCGGGATCTGTATGATAAGATTTGCGCCACGCAAAATGCCTTTGTTCAGGATCAGGTGGTTATTGAACGGGATGACATTAATCTGAATTTGATGGTGCGGATTACAGCAGAGACCAAGAATGATGAAATACAGGGGTTTGTGATTGCCTTTGATGATATCACTGAACAGGTTGCGGCACAGAGAAATGCGGCCTGGGCCGATATTGCCCAGCGCATCGCCCATGAAATCAAAAACCCGCTCACCCCCATTCAGTTGTCGGCAGAACGGCTAAAACGTAAATACCTCAAGGAAATCAGCAGCGATCCCAGCGTATTTATTCAGTGTACCGATACGATTGTCCGTCAGGTGGGGGACCTGCGGCGGATGGTTGACGAATTTTCTTCCTTTGCCCGTCTGCCGGCGCCGATTGTGCAATTGGAAAATCTGAACGAGTTGACGAAGCAAGCCTACTTTATGCAGGAGGTGGCCAACAGCGATATTGAATTCACGCTGGACTGCCCTGATATCCCCTTGACCATAGAATGCGATAGTGGGCAGATTGGCCAGGCTTTGACCAATCTGATTAAGAATGCGACGGAATCGATCGCCGCCCGCGAAAGCGCCTGTAAAAACGATGAAGGACATTATCAGGGGCAGATCAATGTATCACTGGTTGAAAGCGCGGCGGATATTCGGGTTGTGATCTGTGATAACGGGCTCGGGTTGCCGGAACATCTGATGGATAAACTGACGGAGCCGTATATCACCACCCGGTCAAAGGGCACGGGGCTTGGGCTGGCGATTGTGAAGAAAATTATGCGGGATCATGGGGGCGACCTCGTGTTGCAGAACAATGAAGACGCAGGGGCAACGGTTACCTTGTTGTTTGTTAAAAACAGGCCGGCGACAGCAGATCGGCCAAGTCGTGATGATAGTGTTGAAGAGAATGTAAGGATGGTGCATGGCGCTTGATATTTTGGTGGTCGATGATGAAGCCGATATCCGGGATTTGATTTCCGGGATATTGGATGATGAAGGCTATGAGACCCGCACAGCAAAAGACAGTGATACGGCCCTTGCGGAAATAGAGGCACGGCGTCCGTCGCTGATCATTCTTGATATCTGGCTTCAGGGTAGCCGTCTTGATGGTTTGGAAATCCTCAAAGTCATTAAAAAAATGCATGAAGACCTGCCGGTGATCATCATCAGTGGGCATGGCAATATCGAAACGGCCGTGGCCGCCATTAAATATGGTGCGTATGATTTTATCAGCAAACCGTTCGAGACTGACAAGCTGCTGATTTTGGTCGAGCGTGCGACAGAAGTCGACAAACTGCGCCGTGAAAATACCGAACTCAAGGAAAAAATGGGGTTTGATGTCGGGCTTACCGGCAGCTCTTCGGCGATTAATCTGGTGCGCAACACCATTGATAAAGTTGCCCCCAGTGGTAGTCGTGTCCTGATATCAGGACCTTCCGGCTCTGGTAAGGAGGTGGTCGCGCGGCTTATTCATAAGCAGTCGAAACGTGCTAAAGGATCGTTTGTGGTCATTAATGCGGCAAGCATCTCTCCGGATAATATGGAAAGTGAACTTTTCGGGGTCGAAGAAGACGGACTGATCAAAAAAACCGGTGTTTTTGAGCAGGCCCACGGGGGAACGTTGTTTATCGACGAAGTGGCGGACATGCCACAAAATACCCAGGCCAAAATTCTGCGGATTCTGACCGACCAGACATTTGAGCGTGTGGGCAGCAACAAGAAGGTTCTGGTTAATGTGCGGGTGATCAGCGCCACCAGTAAAGACCTTCGGGAACAAATCAATAATAATCTGTTTCGGGAAGACCTGTTCCATCGCCTGAGTGTGGTCCCGGTACGGGTGCCACCGCTTATTCAGCGGCGCGAGGATATTCCCGCTCTTGTCGGGCAAATCATGGGACAGCTGGCGGCAGGAACCGGTGTGACGCCGAAAAATACGGACCCCGATGCGATGGCGGCCTTGCAAGCCCATGAATGGCCCGGTAATGTGCGGCAGCTTCGCAACGTGGTGGAGCGCTTACTGATCATGTCGGCAGATAGTGATACGATTACGATCGACATGTTACCATCGGAAATTGTTTCCGATGTCTCGGTGGTTCGGCCGAGCATGAATAATGATATCATGTCTTTGCCGTTGCGGGATGCCAGAGAGAAATTCGAAAGAGAATATCTCAAGGTGCAGGTCAGGCGGTTCAATGGTAACATATCGCGGACGGCGGAATATGTCGGTATGGAACGCTCGGCGCTGCATCGTAAGCTCAAGAATCTCGGGCTCGCAGGAAGTGATAAAAATAACACCGAATAGGGTGAGGGTTTGATATGAAGGTTATCGTTTGTGGCGCCGGACAGGTTGGGTTTAACATTGCGCGTCATTTGGCCAGTGAGCAGCATGATGTGACTGTGATTGACCGCTCCCCGGATCTGATCGCCAAGATTCAGAGTTCTTTGGATGTTCAGGCGGTGGTCGGTTATGCCTCTCATCCCGATTTGCTTGAAAAGGCCGGGGCCAACGACGCGGATATGATCATTGCCGTAACCTTGTTTGATGAAGTCAACATGGTGGCCTGCCAGGTGGCACACTCCCTGTTTGGGGTGCCGAAAAAAATTGCCCGGGTGAGGGCGCAGAATTACCTTGATCCCGTGTGGCAGGATTTGTTCAGCCGCGATCATATGCCTATTGATGTGATTATTTCTCCTGAAATCGAAGTGGCGCAGGCGGCGATCAGGCGTCTGGAAGCGCCCGGCGCCTTTGATATGGTGCCGTTCTGCGATGGCCGCGTGCGGGCTGTCGGGGTCCGTCTGAAAGAAGACTGCCCGGTGGTCGATACGCCGCTGCGCCAGTTAACGGAACTGTTCCCCGACCTTAATATCGTGGTGACGTCAGTGTTGCGCGACGGCAAGCTGATTATTCCATCAAGCAATGATCAGTTGCTGGTGGGAGACAATATCTATTTTGTATCTGAAGATTCGCATGTCGAGCGGGCGCTAAGCGTTTTTGGGCGTGATGAAGAAGAGGCGCGGCGTATTGTCATTGTTGGCGGTGGTAATGTCGGCGCGTTTATCGCCAAGCAGCTGATCGACAACAATGCCAAGATACAGTTAAAAATTATTGAGCAGGACGCCAAACAGGCCAAGGCCGTGGCCAAGGAAATCCCAAGTGCAATTGTCTTGCATGGTGATGCGCTGGATGTGGATATTCAGAAAGAAGCCAATGTAAAGGCGTCGGAAACCATCATCGCGGTGACCAATGATGACAAGGTCAATATCCTGTCGTCCTTGCTTGCCAAACAGGCCGGCTGTCGCCGGGCGATTACCTTGATCAACAATCATAGTTTGGGGCCATTGACCTATTCGGTGGGCATTGATGCTTTTGTTGATCCCCGCCAGACGACGGTTTCCAGTATTCTGCAGCATATGCGCCGTGGCCGGATCAGGTCATTGCATACCATTGCCGGTGGGGCGGCGGAAGTTCTAGAGGCGGTGGCGTTGGAAACGTCACCATTGGTCGGAAAGCCACTGCGTGATATTCGTTTGCCGGAAGGTATTATTGTGGGCTCTGTGGTGCGGGATACCAAGGTCATTGTGCCCAGGGGAGGGACGATTATCAAACCGGATGATATTGTGGTGGTCTTTTCGCGGCAGGAAAAAATCAGAAAAGTCGAAGAGCTTTTCTCTGTTCGTCTTGAATATTTCTAGAATGAACGCGAAAGGGCGAATATGGTCGTAAGAATCGGCAATATTATCGGATATATGCTGGTGGTTCTCGGCTTCTGTGAACTTTTTCCTATCGTGGTGGCTTTGTCCACAGGCGAGCATAGCCTGATTTTACCGTTTTTCATCAGTGCATTATTTACGGTGTTTGTTGGCGGCGCCTTGTATCTTTCCTTTCAGAATCCGCAGGATCGGGCGTCTCGACATGAAGTGATTCTGGTAATGGTGGTGATTTGGCTCGGGGTGCCGCTTTTTGCATCTTTGCCGTTCATGATTACCGGTTTTATGACCAAATTGACGGACGCCTATTTTGAAGCGACATCCGCCTTGACCACGACAGGATCAAGTCTGGTGGTTAATCTGGACCTTGTGCCACAAACCATTCTTTTCTGGCGCGCCTTTCTGCAGTGGATTGGAGGCGTTCTGGTTTTTTCCATGGCGGTCGCCATCTTGCCGTTGTCATCAATCGGGGGGCTGTCACTGTTCCGCAGCGTATTGCCCCACGGGGAAGGCGATGACTTGCTGGCGCGGATCAGATATGCTTTTACTCCCTTGTTTAAAGTTTATCTGATGATGACAGTTGCCTGCATCCTGTTGCTTGTCCTATCGGGGATGGGGGGCTTTGAAGCGATGTTGTTGTCGATGGCGACATTATCCAGTGGCGGCTTCACCAGCCAGGGCATGGCCGGGGGTAATATGATGCGGGGCATTACGGAATTTATTTTGATGCCCTTTATGTTATTTGCGGCCACCAATATGACCTTTCATTGGGCCTTTTTGCAACGGGGTCGGGTGAAGTTATATCGGCAAGATCCTGAAATACGTCATTTTTATTATATTTTAATGGTGGCGGTGTTGTTTATTTTCCTAAGCCTGGTCACGGTAGAGGAGTTGAGCGACGTCGGGGTTTGGGATAAAATCAGAATCGCGTTATTCACGGCGGTATCCAGCATATCGACAACCGGATTTTTACCGGATCAGGCAAC
It encodes the following:
- the ntrC gene encoding nitrogen regulation protein NR(I) — protein: MNEKTLLIADDDKAIRMVLSKALEREGYQVRLTGNASTLWRWVSNGEGDLVISDVVMPDENGLDLLPKIKKIRPGLPVIIMSAQNTLMTALKATERGAYEYLPKPFDLNEVKSVVAKALTVKPGTVRPEEPVDDGEELPLIGRSPAMQNVYRVMARLMTTDLTVTISGESGTGKELVAKALHDFGKRKNSSFVALNMAAIPRELIESELFGHEKGAFTGAESRSSGRFEQAQGGTLFLDEIGDMPLEAQTRLLRVLQEGEYTTVGGRRTIKCDVRIICATHRDLKSLISQGLFREDLYYRLNVVPLRLPSLRERVDDIHDLMRHFLNNYAQENGQTPKLIEGEALGYLKQHDWPGNVRELENLCQRIAALYIEDTITLDIVRAEMIPQTVEGPESEGGISSSETLQESINRHLKRYFDAHLPYDLPPAGLYSRLLREFEKPLLENTLAATRGNQIKAADLLGLNRNTLRKKIRDLDIDVRKG
- a CDS encoding sensor histidine kinase NtrY-like; this encodes MVRNKAKLLRKLKAWSVKVNLARKLAYALAMGAILSVLATFATFSNVGPFLPTSTTLFVLLTVNLIILLTLGALVARQIVQLWATQKAGAGSTRLHRRIVTLFSIVAITPTIIVAVVSGMFFEFGLQSWFSDKVRTALDNSQAVAEAYIEEHKKAITADVLGIARDLNAQAFTLSENPALLEQALSVQAQFLTLSEAIIFNRQGQVKARAKTTLGLIGDAFPLAALDLAARGNVVPIVGGEDDDRVRVLVALDGFLDHYLYISRFVDPKALALVKSSKDARSDYMLALNEQSRYRLWFNLTFIVIAFLILFAAVWLGISFARKLMEPIANLVDASEKVGKGDFKARAPIRKGYEDLGGLTRAFNKMTRQLDQQQKDIKQASLKLEERQRFTEAVLSGVSAGIMGLDADGRVTLPNRAAAMMLDLDTKNIVGAPIQDIMPEARDLYDKICATQNAFVQDQVVIERDDINLNLMVRITAETKNDEIQGFVIAFDDITEQVAAQRNAAWADIAQRIAHEIKNPLTPIQLSAERLKRKYLKEISSDPSVFIQCTDTIVRQVGDLRRMVDEFSSFARLPAPIVQLENLNELTKQAYFMQEVANSDIEFTLDCPDIPLTIECDSGQIGQALTNLIKNATESIAARESACKNDEGHYQGQINVSLVESAADIRVVICDNGLGLPEHLMDKLTEPYITTRSKGTGLGLAIVKKIMRDHGGDLVLQNNEDAGATVTLLFVKNRPATADRPSRDDSVEENVRMVHGA
- a CDS encoding sigma-54-dependent transcriptional regulator, with the translated sequence MALDILVVDDEADIRDLISGILDDEGYETRTAKDSDTALAEIEARRPSLIILDIWLQGSRLDGLEILKVIKKMHEDLPVIIISGHGNIETAVAAIKYGAYDFISKPFETDKLLILVERATEVDKLRRENTELKEKMGFDVGLTGSSSAINLVRNTIDKVAPSGSRVLISGPSGSGKEVVARLIHKQSKRAKGSFVVINAASISPDNMESELFGVEEDGLIKKTGVFEQAHGGTLFIDEVADMPQNTQAKILRILTDQTFERVGSNKKVLVNVRVISATSKDLREQINNNLFREDLFHRLSVVPVRVPPLIQRREDIPALVGQIMGQLAAGTGVTPKNTDPDAMAALQAHEWPGNVRQLRNVVERLLIMSADSDTITIDMLPSEIVSDVSVVRPSMNNDIMSLPLRDAREKFEREYLKVQVRRFNGNISRTAEYVGMERSALHRKLKNLGLAGSDKNNTE
- the trkA gene encoding Trk system potassium transporter TrkA; the protein is MKVIVCGAGQVGFNIARHLASEQHDVTVIDRSPDLIAKIQSSLDVQAVVGYASHPDLLEKAGANDADMIIAVTLFDEVNMVACQVAHSLFGVPKKIARVRAQNYLDPVWQDLFSRDHMPIDVIISPEIEVAQAAIRRLEAPGAFDMVPFCDGRVRAVGVRLKEDCPVVDTPLRQLTELFPDLNIVVTSVLRDGKLIIPSSNDQLLVGDNIYFVSEDSHVERALSVFGRDEEEARRIVIVGGGNVGAFIAKQLIDNNAKIQLKIIEQDAKQAKAVAKEIPSAIVLHGDALDVDIQKEANVKASETIIAVTNDDKVNILSSLLAKQAGCRRAITLINNHSLGPLTYSVGIDAFVDPRQTTVSSILQHMRRGRIRSLHTIAGGAAEVLEAVALETSPLVGKPLRDIRLPEGIIVGSVVRDTKVIVPRGGTIIKPDDIVVVFSRQEKIRKVEELFSVRLEYF
- a CDS encoding TrkH family potassium uptake protein, which produces MVVRIGNIIGYMLVVLGFCELFPIVVALSTGEHSLILPFFISALFTVFVGGALYLSFQNPQDRASRHEVILVMVVIWLGVPLFASLPFMITGFMTKLTDAYFEATSALTTTGSSLVVNLDLVPQTILFWRAFLQWIGGVLVFSMAVAILPLSSIGGLSLFRSVLPHGEGDDLLARIRYAFTPLFKVYLMMTVACILLLVLSGMGGFEAMLLSMATLSSGGFTSQGMAGGNMMRGITEFILMPFMLFAATNMTFHWAFLQRGRVKLYRQDPEIRHFYYILMVAVLFIFLSLVTVEELSDVGVWDKIRIALFTAVSSISTTGFLPDQATRLPLAVVVICMILLFIGGTTGSTAGGFKILRINIMKRLADKEISRLTHPSGVTPVTFGDQVVRNDTMVSIWALLFLFIAALAVVTIIYGSLGYSLQTSFGLSGTSLFSAGGLIPVISPDFVGYHSLSYAAKWVSSFTMILGRLEVIAILVLFMPSFWKN